A single genomic interval of Tursiops truncatus isolate mTurTru1 chromosome 1, mTurTru1.mat.Y, whole genome shotgun sequence harbors:
- the S100A16 gene encoding protein S100-A16 isoform X2 has protein sequence MADSYTELEKAVVVLVENFYKYVSKHSLAKDKISKSSFRKMLQKELNHMLMFLARTPGTEGLLISSSRTWTPTTTGASASTSTGS, from the exons ATGGCGGACTCCTACACGGAGCTGGAGAAGGCGGTGGTCGTCCTGGTGGAAAACTTCTACAAATACGTGTCCAAGCACAGCCTGGCCAAGGACAAGATCAGCAAAAGCAGCTTCCGGAAGATGCTTCAGAAGGAGCTCAACCATATGCTGATG TTCCTCGCCAGGACACCGGGAACCGAAGGGCTGCTGATAAGCTCATCCAGAACCTGGACGCCAACCACGACGGGCGCATCAGCTTCGACGAGTACTGGATCTTGA
- the S100A16 gene encoding protein S100-A16 isoform X1, whose protein sequence is MADSYTELEKAVVVLVENFYKYVSKHSLAKDKISKSSFRKMLQKELNHMLMDTGNRRAADKLIQNLDANHDGRISFDEYWILIGGITSPIANLIRQQEQQSSS, encoded by the exons ATGGCGGACTCCTACACGGAGCTGGAGAAGGCGGTGGTCGTCCTGGTGGAAAACTTCTACAAATACGTGTCCAAGCACAGCCTGGCCAAGGACAAGATCAGCAAAAGCAGCTTCCGGAAGATGCTTCAGAAGGAGCTCAACCATATGCTGATG GACACCGGGAACCGAAGGGCTGCTGATAAGCTCATCCAGAACCTGGACGCCAACCACGACGGGCGCATCAGCTTCGACGAGTACTGGATCTTGATAGGCGGCATCACTAGTCCCATCGCCAACCTTATCCGCCAGCAGGAGCAGCAGAGCAGCAGCTAG
- the S100A14 gene encoding protein S100-A14, protein MGQCGSANVQGAQEFSDVERAIETLIKNFHQYSVAGGKETLTPSELRDLVTQQLPHLMPNNCGLEEKIANLGSCKDSKLEFGTFWELIGEAAKSVKLESPVRGS, encoded by the exons ATGGGACAGTGTGGGTCAGCCAACGTGCAG GGTGCCCAGGAATTCAGTGACGTGGAGAGGGCCATCGAGACCCTGATCAAGAACTTCCACCAGTATTCGGTGgcgggtgggaaggagacgctgACCCCCTCCGAGCTACGGGACCTGGTCACCCAGCAGCTGCCCCACCTCATGCCG AACAACTGTGGGCTGGAAGAGAAAATTGCCAACTTGGGCAGCTGTAAAGACTCTAAACTGGAGTTCGGGACTTTCTGGGAGCTGATTGGAGAAGCAGCCAAGAGTGTGAAGCTGGAGAGCCCTGTCCGGGGGAGTTGA